One window of Pyxicephalus adspersus chromosome 4, UCB_Pads_2.0, whole genome shotgun sequence genomic DNA carries:
- the GOPC gene encoding Golgi-associated PDZ and coiled-coil motif-containing protein isoform X4: MSAVPCSGASSSTPVPGMSMFRWLEVLEKEFDKAFVDVDLLLGEIDPDQADITYEGRQKMTSLSSCFAQLCHKAQTVSQINHKLEAQLVDLKSELTETQGEKSVLEKEVHDQLLQLHAVQLQLHSKTGQNVDSGAIKAKLEKELEANKKEKVKEAQLEAEVKLLRKENEALRRHIAVLQAEVYGARLAAKYLDKELAGRVQQIQLLGRDMKGPAHDKLWNQLEAEIHLHRHKTVIRACRGRNDLKRPLPVPPGHDPECLKKSQGVGPIRKVILVKEDHEGLGISITGGKEHGVPILISEIHPAQPADRCGGLHVGDAILAVNGINLRDAKHKEAVTILSQQRGEIEFEVVYVAPEIDSDDENVEYEDESGHRYRLYLDELEEGGANPAAPNKETSDVKPLRVFDQKHQVEGHENGDLEPTNESLSGDTASKLAYSSESLS; the protein is encoded by the exons ATGTCGGCAGTACCGTGTTCGGGGGCTTCGTCCTCCACGCCAGTGCCCGGGATGTCCATGTTCCGCTGGCTGGAGGTCCTGGAAAAGGAGTTTGATAAAGCCTTCGTAGATGTGGATTTATTGCTGGGGGAGATAGACCCTGACCAGGCCGACATTACCTATGAGGGCCGCCAGAAGATGACCAGTCTGAGTTCGTGCTTCGCTCAGCTGTGTCATAAAGCGCAGACAGTGAGCCAGATAAACCACAAGTTAGAG GCTCAGCTTGTGGATCTAAAGTCGGAGCTGACCGAGACTCAAGGCGAAAAGTCAGTGTTGGAGAAAGAAGTGCATGATCAGTTACTTCAGCTCCATGCTGTTCAATTACAGCTGCATTCCAAGACCGGACAGAATGTGGACTCGGGGGCCATTAAAGCCAAGCTG GAAAAAGAACTGGAGGCCAACAAGAAGGAGAAGGTAAAGGAAGCACAGCTGGAGGCTGAAGTAAAACTgcttagaaaagaaaatgaagctCTTCGCAGACATATCGCTGTACTCCAGGCAGAGGTGTATGGGGCAAGGCTGGCTGCTAAGTACTTGGATAAAGAACTGGCTGGAAG GGTCCAGCAAATTCAGTTGCTTGGTCGGGATATGAAGGGTCCTGCACATGACAAGCTATGGAATCAGCTTGAGGCTGAAATCCACTTACACAGACATAAAACCGTTATCAGAGCCTGCAGAGGAAGAAATGATTTGAAAAGACCTCTGCCAGTTCCTCCTGGACAT GACCCAGAATGCTTAAAGAAAAGCCAAGGAGTTGGGCCAATTAGAAAAGTCATTCTTGTTAAAGAAGATCATGAAGGACTTGGTATATCTATTACT GGGGGAAAGGAACATGGCGTACCAATTCTTATATCGGAGATTCACCCTGCACAGCCAGCTGATCGTTGTGGTGGCCTTCATGTCGGTGATGCCATTTTGGCAGTAAATGGCATAAATTTAAGGGATGCTAAACACAAAGAAGCTGTAACTATACTGTCCCAGCAG AGGGGGGAGATCGAGTTTGAAGTAGTGTATGTTGCCCCAGAAATAGACTCAGATGATGAAAACGTAGAGTATGAAGATGAAAGTGGACATCGCTATCGCTTGTACCTTGATGAGCTAGAGGAAGGTGGAGCCAACCCTGCAGCACCTAACAAAGAGACAAGTGATGTTAAACCGCTAAGAG
- the GOPC gene encoding Golgi-associated PDZ and coiled-coil motif-containing protein isoform X3, which translates to MSAVPCSGASSSTPVPGMSMFRWLEVLEKEFDKAFVDVDLLLGEIDPDQADITYEGRQKMTSLSSCFAQLCHKAQTVSQINHKLEAQLVDLKSELTETQGEKSVLEKEVHDQLLQLHAVQLQLHSKTGQNVDSGAIKAKLEKELEANKKEKVKEAQLEAEVKLLRKENEALRRHIAVLQAEVYGARLAAKYLDKELAGRVQQIQLLGRDMKGPAHDKLWNQLEAEIHLHRHKTVIRACRGRNDLKRPLPVPPGHQDPECLKKSQGVGPIRKVILVKEDHEGLGISITGGKEHGVPILISEIHPAQPADRCGGLHVGDAILAVNGINLRDAKHKEAVTILSQQRGEIEFEVVYVAPEIDSDDENVEYEDESGHRYRLYLDELEEGGANPAAPNKETSDVKPLRVFDQKHQVEGHENGDLEPTNESLSGDTASKLAYSSESLS; encoded by the exons ATGTCGGCAGTACCGTGTTCGGGGGCTTCGTCCTCCACGCCAGTGCCCGGGATGTCCATGTTCCGCTGGCTGGAGGTCCTGGAAAAGGAGTTTGATAAAGCCTTCGTAGATGTGGATTTATTGCTGGGGGAGATAGACCCTGACCAGGCCGACATTACCTATGAGGGCCGCCAGAAGATGACCAGTCTGAGTTCGTGCTTCGCTCAGCTGTGTCATAAAGCGCAGACAGTGAGCCAGATAAACCACAAGTTAGAG GCTCAGCTTGTGGATCTAAAGTCGGAGCTGACCGAGACTCAAGGCGAAAAGTCAGTGTTGGAGAAAGAAGTGCATGATCAGTTACTTCAGCTCCATGCTGTTCAATTACAGCTGCATTCCAAGACCGGACAGAATGTGGACTCGGGGGCCATTAAAGCCAAGCTG GAAAAAGAACTGGAGGCCAACAAGAAGGAGAAGGTAAAGGAAGCACAGCTGGAGGCTGAAGTAAAACTgcttagaaaagaaaatgaagctCTTCGCAGACATATCGCTGTACTCCAGGCAGAGGTGTATGGGGCAAGGCTGGCTGCTAAGTACTTGGATAAAGAACTGGCTGGAAG GGTCCAGCAAATTCAGTTGCTTGGTCGGGATATGAAGGGTCCTGCACATGACAAGCTATGGAATCAGCTTGAGGCTGAAATCCACTTACACAGACATAAAACCGTTATCAGAGCCTGCAGAGGAAGAAATGATTTGAAAAGACCTCTGCCAGTTCCTCCTGGACAT CAGGACCCAGAATGCTTAAAGAAAAGCCAAGGAGTTGGGCCAATTAGAAAAGTCATTCTTGTTAAAGAAGATCATGAAGGACTTGGTATATCTATTACT GGGGGAAAGGAACATGGCGTACCAATTCTTATATCGGAGATTCACCCTGCACAGCCAGCTGATCGTTGTGGTGGCCTTCATGTCGGTGATGCCATTTTGGCAGTAAATGGCATAAATTTAAGGGATGCTAAACACAAAGAAGCTGTAACTATACTGTCCCAGCAG AGGGGGGAGATCGAGTTTGAAGTAGTGTATGTTGCCCCAGAAATAGACTCAGATGATGAAAACGTAGAGTATGAAGATGAAAGTGGACATCGCTATCGCTTGTACCTTGATGAGCTAGAGGAAGGTGGAGCCAACCCTGCAGCACCTAACAAAGAGACAAGTGATGTTAAACCGCTAAGAG
- the GOPC gene encoding Golgi-associated PDZ and coiled-coil motif-containing protein isoform X2 → MSAVPCSGASSSTPVPGMSMFRWLEVLEKEFDKAFVDVDLLLGEIDPDQADITYEGRQKMTSLSSCFAQLCHKAQTVSQINHKLEAQLVDLKSELTETQGEKSVLEKEVHDQLLQLHAVQLQLHSKTGQNVDSGAIKAKLSVPTLEVMEKELEANKKEKVKEAQLEAEVKLLRKENEALRRHIAVLQAEVYGARLAAKYLDKELAGRVQQIQLLGRDMKGPAHDKLWNQLEAEIHLHRHKTVIRACRGRNDLKRPLPVPPGHDPECLKKSQGVGPIRKVILVKEDHEGLGISITGGKEHGVPILISEIHPAQPADRCGGLHVGDAILAVNGINLRDAKHKEAVTILSQQRGEIEFEVVYVAPEIDSDDENVEYEDESGHRYRLYLDELEEGGANPAAPNKETSDVKPLRVFDQKHQVEGHENGDLEPTNESLSGDTASKLAYSSESLS, encoded by the exons ATGTCGGCAGTACCGTGTTCGGGGGCTTCGTCCTCCACGCCAGTGCCCGGGATGTCCATGTTCCGCTGGCTGGAGGTCCTGGAAAAGGAGTTTGATAAAGCCTTCGTAGATGTGGATTTATTGCTGGGGGAGATAGACCCTGACCAGGCCGACATTACCTATGAGGGCCGCCAGAAGATGACCAGTCTGAGTTCGTGCTTCGCTCAGCTGTGTCATAAAGCGCAGACAGTGAGCCAGATAAACCACAAGTTAGAG GCTCAGCTTGTGGATCTAAAGTCGGAGCTGACCGAGACTCAAGGCGAAAAGTCAGTGTTGGAGAAAGAAGTGCATGATCAGTTACTTCAGCTCCATGCTGTTCAATTACAGCTGCATTCCAAGACCGGACAGAATGTGGACTCGGGGGCCATTAAAGCCAAGCTG TCTGTCCCTACTCTGGAAGTCATG GAAAAAGAACTGGAGGCCAACAAGAAGGAGAAGGTAAAGGAAGCACAGCTGGAGGCTGAAGTAAAACTgcttagaaaagaaaatgaagctCTTCGCAGACATATCGCTGTACTCCAGGCAGAGGTGTATGGGGCAAGGCTGGCTGCTAAGTACTTGGATAAAGAACTGGCTGGAAG GGTCCAGCAAATTCAGTTGCTTGGTCGGGATATGAAGGGTCCTGCACATGACAAGCTATGGAATCAGCTTGAGGCTGAAATCCACTTACACAGACATAAAACCGTTATCAGAGCCTGCAGAGGAAGAAATGATTTGAAAAGACCTCTGCCAGTTCCTCCTGGACAT GACCCAGAATGCTTAAAGAAAAGCCAAGGAGTTGGGCCAATTAGAAAAGTCATTCTTGTTAAAGAAGATCATGAAGGACTTGGTATATCTATTACT GGGGGAAAGGAACATGGCGTACCAATTCTTATATCGGAGATTCACCCTGCACAGCCAGCTGATCGTTGTGGTGGCCTTCATGTCGGTGATGCCATTTTGGCAGTAAATGGCATAAATTTAAGGGATGCTAAACACAAAGAAGCTGTAACTATACTGTCCCAGCAG AGGGGGGAGATCGAGTTTGAAGTAGTGTATGTTGCCCCAGAAATAGACTCAGATGATGAAAACGTAGAGTATGAAGATGAAAGTGGACATCGCTATCGCTTGTACCTTGATGAGCTAGAGGAAGGTGGAGCCAACCCTGCAGCACCTAACAAAGAGACAAGTGATGTTAAACCGCTAAGAG
- the GOPC gene encoding Golgi-associated PDZ and coiled-coil motif-containing protein isoform X1 produces MSAVPCSGASSSTPVPGMSMFRWLEVLEKEFDKAFVDVDLLLGEIDPDQADITYEGRQKMTSLSSCFAQLCHKAQTVSQINHKLEAQLVDLKSELTETQGEKSVLEKEVHDQLLQLHAVQLQLHSKTGQNVDSGAIKAKLSVPTLEVMEKELEANKKEKVKEAQLEAEVKLLRKENEALRRHIAVLQAEVYGARLAAKYLDKELAGRVQQIQLLGRDMKGPAHDKLWNQLEAEIHLHRHKTVIRACRGRNDLKRPLPVPPGHQDPECLKKSQGVGPIRKVILVKEDHEGLGISITGGKEHGVPILISEIHPAQPADRCGGLHVGDAILAVNGINLRDAKHKEAVTILSQQRGEIEFEVVYVAPEIDSDDENVEYEDESGHRYRLYLDELEEGGANPAAPNKETSDVKPLRVFDQKHQVEGHENGDLEPTNESLSGDTASKLAYSSESLS; encoded by the exons ATGTCGGCAGTACCGTGTTCGGGGGCTTCGTCCTCCACGCCAGTGCCCGGGATGTCCATGTTCCGCTGGCTGGAGGTCCTGGAAAAGGAGTTTGATAAAGCCTTCGTAGATGTGGATTTATTGCTGGGGGAGATAGACCCTGACCAGGCCGACATTACCTATGAGGGCCGCCAGAAGATGACCAGTCTGAGTTCGTGCTTCGCTCAGCTGTGTCATAAAGCGCAGACAGTGAGCCAGATAAACCACAAGTTAGAG GCTCAGCTTGTGGATCTAAAGTCGGAGCTGACCGAGACTCAAGGCGAAAAGTCAGTGTTGGAGAAAGAAGTGCATGATCAGTTACTTCAGCTCCATGCTGTTCAATTACAGCTGCATTCCAAGACCGGACAGAATGTGGACTCGGGGGCCATTAAAGCCAAGCTG TCTGTCCCTACTCTGGAAGTCATG GAAAAAGAACTGGAGGCCAACAAGAAGGAGAAGGTAAAGGAAGCACAGCTGGAGGCTGAAGTAAAACTgcttagaaaagaaaatgaagctCTTCGCAGACATATCGCTGTACTCCAGGCAGAGGTGTATGGGGCAAGGCTGGCTGCTAAGTACTTGGATAAAGAACTGGCTGGAAG GGTCCAGCAAATTCAGTTGCTTGGTCGGGATATGAAGGGTCCTGCACATGACAAGCTATGGAATCAGCTTGAGGCTGAAATCCACTTACACAGACATAAAACCGTTATCAGAGCCTGCAGAGGAAGAAATGATTTGAAAAGACCTCTGCCAGTTCCTCCTGGACAT CAGGACCCAGAATGCTTAAAGAAAAGCCAAGGAGTTGGGCCAATTAGAAAAGTCATTCTTGTTAAAGAAGATCATGAAGGACTTGGTATATCTATTACT GGGGGAAAGGAACATGGCGTACCAATTCTTATATCGGAGATTCACCCTGCACAGCCAGCTGATCGTTGTGGTGGCCTTCATGTCGGTGATGCCATTTTGGCAGTAAATGGCATAAATTTAAGGGATGCTAAACACAAAGAAGCTGTAACTATACTGTCCCAGCAG AGGGGGGAGATCGAGTTTGAAGTAGTGTATGTTGCCCCAGAAATAGACTCAGATGATGAAAACGTAGAGTATGAAGATGAAAGTGGACATCGCTATCGCTTGTACCTTGATGAGCTAGAGGAAGGTGGAGCCAACCCTGCAGCACCTAACAAAGAGACAAGTGATGTTAAACCGCTAAGAG